A genomic segment from Treponema sp. Marseille-Q3903 encodes:
- the eno gene encoding phosphopyruvate hydratase yields the protein MNKLEIVKVVGREILDSRGNPTVEAEVHLADGTVAFGAAPSGASTGEFEALELRDGDKSRYLGKGVSKAVQNINTTINKTVAGLSASDIYAVDAAMIKADGTKGKTNLGANAILAVSIATCRAAATSLGIPLYRFLGGVQGTKLPVPMMNIINGGCHALSSGLDVQEFMIMPVGAPSFKECLRWCAEVFHNLAKILKDRGLATSVGDEGGFAPALKSDEEAIETILEAVKAAGYKPGEDFMIAMDAASSEWKTGKKGEYKLPKAGTVFTSEQLIEHWKNLCQKYPIISIEDGLDEEDWEGWQKLTAALGDKVQLVGDDLFVTNTERLSKGIKLGAGNSILIKLNQIGSVSETLEAIKMAHKAGYTAISSHRSGETSDTTISDLAVALNTCQIKTGAPSRSERVSKYNQLLRIEEELGVAAAYPKMDAFNVKGF from the coding sequence ATGAACAAATTGGAAATTGTAAAAGTTGTCGGACGTGAAATTCTTGATTCACGCGGAAATCCTACTGTTGAGGCGGAAGTTCATCTTGCTGACGGAACTGTTGCATTTGGAGCTGCTCCTTCAGGTGCTTCTACAGGTGAATTTGAGGCACTTGAACTTCGTGACGGAGATAAATCACGTTATCTTGGAAAAGGTGTTTCTAAAGCAGTACAAAACATCAATACTACAATAAACAAAACTGTTGCAGGTCTTTCTGCTTCAGACATATATGCCGTTGACGCTGCTATGATAAAAGCTGACGGAACAAAAGGAAAAACAAACCTAGGTGCAAACGCAATTCTCGCTGTATCAATCGCTACATGTAGAGCCGCTGCAACATCTCTTGGAATTCCTCTTTATAGATTTTTGGGAGGCGTTCAAGGCACAAAACTTCCTGTTCCAATGATGAACATCATCAACGGAGGATGCCACGCTCTTTCTTCAGGTCTCGACGTTCAGGAATTTATGATTATGCCGGTAGGTGCTCCGTCATTTAAAGAATGCCTTAGATGGTGTGCCGAAGTATTCCATAACCTCGCAAAGATATTGAAAGACAGAGGTCTCGCAACATCAGTTGGTGACGAAGGTGGATTTGCTCCGGCTTTGAAATCTGATGAAGAAGCTATTGAAACAATTCTTGAAGCAGTAAAAGCTGCCGGATATAAACCCGGAGAAGATTTTATGATTGCAATGGATGCCGCTTCGTCAGAATGGAAAACCGGAAAAAAAGGCGAATACAAACTTCCAAAGGCAGGAACTGTTTTCACTTCGGAGCAGTTGATTGAACATTGGAAAAATCTGTGTCAAAAATATCCTATTATTTCGATTGAAGACGGACTCGATGAAGAAGACTGGGAAGGCTGGCAGAAATTGACCGCGGCTCTCGGAGACAAAGTTCAGCTTGTCGGCGATGATCTTTTTGTCACAAACACAGAACGCCTTTCAAAGGGAATCAAACTTGGGGCTGGAAATTCAATTTTGATTAAGTTGAACCAGATTGGTTCTGTTTCTGAAACTCTTGAAGCTATAAAAATGGCACACAAAGCAGGCTATACTGCAATTTCAAGCCACCGCTCAGGCGAAACTTCTGACACAACAATTTCCGATTTGGCAGTTGCATTGAATACATGTCAGATAAAAACAGGTGCTCCAAGCCGTTCTGAACGCGTTTCAAAATACAATCAGCTTCTCCGCATTGAAGAGGAACTCGGCGTTGCCGCAGCATATCCTAAAATGGATGCGTTCAACGTAAAAGGGTTTTAA
- a CDS encoding methylated-DNA--[protein]-cysteine S-methyltransferase, with the protein MIYYCKYITPKNFDNLILVSDGQVLTNLFFENSKDDVNAYKQFSSADKLDENQKCPERDFLPVFKQTFRWLDIYFSGKQPDFTPPYLTKNLTLFRKKVQNYIIEIPWGKTVTYGDIAKKIATEKGVKKMSAQAVGGATGWNPICIIIPCHRVMGIGGKVTGYGGGIKNKIELLKLEGIEYSKI; encoded by the coding sequence ATGATTTATTATTGCAAATACATTACGCCGAAGAATTTTGATAATCTGATTTTAGTCAGCGATGGACAAGTTCTGACAAATCTATTTTTCGAAAATTCAAAAGATGATGTAAACGCATATAAGCAGTTTTCTTCGGCTGATAAACTTGATGAAAATCAAAAATGCCCAGAACGCGATTTTCTCCCGGTTTTTAAGCAGACTTTCCGCTGGCTCGACATCTATTTTTCTGGAAAACAGCCAGATTTTACACCGCCTTATTTGACAAAAAATTTGACTTTATTTCGAAAAAAAGTTCAGAATTATATAATTGAAATTCCGTGGGGAAAAACTGTGACTTACGGCGATATCGCAAAAAAAATCGCAACAGAAAAAGGCGTTAAAAAAATGTCAGCACAGGCAGTCGGAGGCGCAACAGGCTGGAATCCGATTTGCATAATAATTCCATGCCACAGAGTGATGGGAATCGGCGGCAAAGTCACCGGTTACGGCGGCGGAATAAAAAACAAAATCGAATTATTAAAACTTGAAGGAATCGAATACAGCAAGATTTAG
- a CDS encoding NAD-dependent epimerase/dehydratase family protein: protein MKALFIGGTGTISMAISELLIEKGWELYLINRGNRNDDKRLKGANFITVDINDEKAVAYKLSGMHFDVACDFIGFVPSQLERDYRLLKGKVNQFMYISSASAYQKPCGNYVISEKTPLANPYWEYSKNKIACEDYLMKLYREEQFPITIVRPSHTYDERSVPLGVHGKNGSYQVVKRIKEGKPVIIHGDGTSLWTITHNSDFAKGFIGLMGNIHAIGEAVQIMSDESVTWNQIYSCIASALGVELKPFYVSSEYLAAHSSYDFTGSLIGDKSNSVVFDCSKLKSLVPDFVATKRADVGLRETVEYVMSHQECQREDPEFDRWCDEIIKKLR from the coding sequence ATGAAAGCATTGTTTATCGGTGGAACAGGTACAATCAGCATGGCAATTTCGGAATTGCTGATAGAAAAAGGCTGGGAACTTTATCTTATAAATAGAGGAAACAGAAACGATGACAAACGGTTAAAAGGCGCAAATTTCATCACAGTCGACATAAATGATGAAAAAGCAGTTGCCTACAAACTTTCAGGGATGCACTTTGACGTCGCATGCGATTTTATCGGGTTTGTTCCGTCACAGCTAGAAAGAGATTACCGACTTCTAAAAGGAAAAGTAAATCAATTTATGTATATAAGCTCTGCATCAGCTTACCAAAAACCGTGCGGAAACTATGTCATAAGCGAAAAAACTCCGCTTGCAAACCCTTACTGGGAATATTCAAAAAACAAAATCGCCTGCGAAGATTATCTAATGAAACTATACCGCGAAGAGCAATTTCCTATCACAATCGTAAGACCGAGCCACACTTACGATGAACGTTCGGTTCCTCTTGGTGTTCACGGCAAAAACGGAAGTTATCAAGTTGTAAAGCGGATAAAAGAAGGAAAGCCTGTCATAATTCACGGAGATGGAACGAGCCTTTGGACAATCACGCACAATTCCGACTTTGCTAAAGGTTTTATCGGATTGATGGGAAATATCCACGCAATCGGAGAAGCAGTCCAGATTATGTCTGATGAATCGGTGACATGGAACCAGATTTACAGTTGCATAGCTTCCGCTTTGGGAGTTGAGTTGAAACCTTTTTACGTTTCATCGGAGTATCTTGCAGCGCACAGCTCTTACGATTTTACAGGAAGCCTTATCGGCGATAAATCAAACTCGGTTGTCTTTGATTGTAGCAAATTGAAATCGCTCGTACCTGACTTTGTCGCAACAAAAAGAGCGGACGTCGGGCTTCGAGAGACAGTTGAATACGTGATGAGCCATCAAGAGTGTCAAAGAGAAGATCCTGAATTTGACAGATGGTGCGATGAAATCATAAAAAAATTGAGATGA
- a CDS encoding MATE family efflux transporter, translating into MNFLSTLFTIAVPIILQNFLSSFVNMLDTIMVGQLGSVDIAAVGLGNQIFFIMNITMFGIVSGGSIFMTQFWGKKDLNGVHRTMGITITASAVISVLFFCAATFAPEFCLRIYSKDNVVIEHGAAYLRAVAPSYIFTGLGFAISHALRSTERVKLPMVSTSISVIVNGIFNYILIFGIRTGSVELIPAMGVIGAAFATTIARIVEFMILLIVPYKKGYEIAVPPRRYFSKHEVGFIPRYIKICVPVLLSEAMWAIGISLQSSIYAHAGTKIIAAFNITSTISNLVWTFFIGCGNAAAIILGKKIGEEKIDEARHLSKRLTGFMAGAAAVLGLLLIPLAFTLKYFFKVEPEVIHMAQVFLFITVILYPIYATNMNIIVGVCRSGGDTMYGLFLDNGFMWLLALPLGFCAINFWHLPFWGIFLCIHTEDICKCVMGLLRLHSGKWLHDLTS; encoded by the coding sequence ATGAATTTTTTATCGACTCTTTTCACCATTGCAGTACCTATCATTCTTCAAAACTTTTTATCATCATTTGTAAATATGCTCGACACTATCATGGTCGGGCAGCTCGGCTCTGTAGATATTGCTGCGGTCGGTCTTGGAAATCAGATTTTTTTCATAATGAATATCACGATGTTCGGAATTGTTTCAGGCGGCTCTATTTTTATGACTCAGTTCTGGGGCAAAAAAGACTTAAACGGCGTTCACAGGACTATGGGAATCACAATCACAGCCTCTGCTGTCATATCCGTTTTATTTTTCTGCGCTGCAACTTTTGCTCCCGAGTTTTGTCTCAGAATCTACTCAAAAGACAATGTTGTGATAGAGCACGGGGCTGCTTATCTTAGAGCTGTTGCCCCGAGTTACATCTTTACAGGGTTAGGGTTTGCAATTTCACACGCTTTGCGCAGCACCGAACGCGTGAAACTTCCAATGGTCTCAACATCAATTTCCGTGATTGTAAACGGCATTTTCAATTATATTTTAATTTTCGGTATCAGGACAGGCAGCGTTGAGCTAATTCCGGCAATGGGAGTGATCGGGGCTGCGTTCGCTACGACGATTGCCCGAATAGTTGAATTTATGATACTCCTCATCGTTCCTTACAAAAAAGGATACGAGATTGCCGTGCCACCGCGCCGTTATTTTTCAAAACATGAAGTGGGATTTATCCCGCGTTATATAAAAATCTGTGTTCCGGTTTTGCTCAGCGAAGCGATGTGGGCGATTGGAATCTCTCTGCAAAGCTCAATTTACGCTCACGCAGGCACAAAAATAATAGCGGCGTTCAACATCACAAGTACGATTTCAAACTTAGTCTGGACATTCTTCATCGGCTGTGGAAACGCTGCAGCAATCATACTGGGGAAAAAGATTGGGGAAGAAAAAATAGACGAAGCAAGGCATCTTTCAAAAAGGCTTACAGGATTTATGGCTGGTGCGGCAGCCGTTCTCGGACTTCTTTTGATTCCGCTCGCATTTACGCTCAAATACTTTTTCAAAGTTGAACCTGAAGTCATCCACATGGCTCAAGTATTTTTGTTTATAACAGTCATCCTTTATCCGATTTATGCGACAAACATGAATATCATTGTAGGCGTTTGCCGCAGCGGCGGTGACACTATGTATGGGCTTTTCTTAGACAATGGATTTATGTGGCTTTTAGCACTTCCGCTCGGGTTTTGCGCAATCAATTTTTGGCATCTTCCATTCTGGGGAATATTCCTTTGCATCCATACAGAAGATATCTGTAAATGCGTGATGGGATTATTGCGCCTGCACAGCGGAAAATGGCTTCACGATTTGACTTCATAA
- a CDS encoding DMT family transporter, translating to MYLLMSALAILGGVFFAIQGPVNTALGTKTSIFQASLFSFLGGTIFSGILVLILGDSGMNKFIEAQFWQLIGGTYGAVSVCVTVAAIPTLGATLALTALMSGQLLAGIVIDYFGLLDSSKVIVTGMRFAGIAAATIGIFVIYFGSKKSDTEEKHRDSKRIIVVIAELLAGMLSAMQSPTNASLARIIGNWEGTFVSFIAGSIVLLPVALFADKGKFLKMRGVGIKPWMMTGGLYGVTGIFLSLLTISRLGAALQVACIMIGQLSCGLIIDTFGLLHTTRVKINLLRIAGIAMITVGVILVTCGK from the coding sequence ATGTATCTTTTAATGTCGGCACTAGCGATTTTAGGCGGTGTTTTTTTTGCGATTCAGGGGCCGGTAAACACTGCGCTTGGAACAAAGACCTCAATTTTCCAGGCATCGTTGTTCTCTTTTTTGGGCGGCACAATTTTTTCAGGAATTTTAGTTTTAATTCTTGGAGATAGCGGCATGAATAAATTCATTGAAGCACAGTTCTGGCAGCTGATAGGCGGAACTTACGGCGCTGTCAGCGTTTGCGTTACAGTTGCCGCAATCCCGACTCTTGGAGCAACGCTCGCCTTGACAGCGCTTATGTCAGGTCAACTTTTGGCAGGAATTGTGATCGATTATTTCGGACTTTTAGACAGCAGCAAAGTTATAGTTACAGGGATGCGTTTTGCAGGAATTGCAGCAGCCACAATCGGAATATTCGTCATCTACTTCGGAAGTAAAAAATCAGACACAGAAGAAAAACATCGCGATTCGAAAAGAATAATTGTGGTAATTGCAGAATTACTTGCAGGAATGCTCAGCGCCATGCAGTCTCCTACGAACGCTTCCCTTGCAAGAATCATAGGAAATTGGGAAGGAACGTTCGTCTCTTTTATTGCAGGTTCTATAGTTTTGCTTCCTGTTGCGCTGTTCGCCGATAAAGGCAAGTTTTTGAAAATGCGCGGTGTCGGCATAAAACCGTGGATGATGACAGGGGGGCTCTACGGAGTGACAGGGATATTTTTAAGTTTGTTGACTATCTCAAGGCTAGGAGCTGCACTTCAAGTTGCCTGCATAATGATTGGACAACTTTCCTGCGGTTTGATAATCGACACATTCGGGCTTTTACACACAACGCGTGTAAAAATAAATCTTCTGCGGATTGCTGGAATCGCAATGATTACAGTCGGAGTTATTTTGGTGACTTGCGGAAAATAA
- the abc-f gene encoding ribosomal protection-like ABC-F family protein: MNLLSINNIAKIGREKPLFTDVTFGLQEGEKAALVGRNGTGKSTLLNTIAGVIQPDEGSVVINKTAGISFLPQNPIYNEEDTIRQHIFKNDSQKLTIIREYEEICGQLGSTAGDKSEQLKRRYDEAMSKMDKMDLWNYESQIRSILSTLGIHDMTRKMGSLSGGMIKKVALAQVLIEDTKILLLDEPTNHLDITTIYWLQNYLHDTKRSVLMVTHDRYFLDAVCNNIYELARNKLKLYAGNYSQYLEKKQIEAEIEANTERRIESILRFERDWLLRGPCARGTKIKARIQRDQQLINREKFQSDKGFTFEVHGKRLGGKVLELHNISKNYPKGYVGLSAESAEDEKDEKKLEKCKSVLNLKTKSLIPVIKNFSYVFTKGQKIGIFGDNGSGKSTLLNIITGNLKPDSGTIEVGINTKFGYYTQNPKFTNVDLTVLEYVTETAEHMSLNSGKKDVSAAKFLEEFGFTGKIQHSPVSTLSGGERKRLYLVRLLLENPNFLILDEPTNDFDIFTMNILEQFLKNYEGCILIVSHDRYFMDKTADSLFIMEEDGNISGFVGKCSEYIAMREEMKKESDSHRAEISKNNEKSTVATHHSDSGNYNNSGSFEGNRKKHEKQKLSFKEQREFEELDAEIPTLESEQQSLEEKMSSSNFFEAQKAGKRYNELSKLLEEKYSRWEKLAERV; this comes from the coding sequence ATGAACCTTCTGTCTATAAATAACATTGCAAAAATCGGGCGTGAAAAACCGCTGTTCACAGACGTCACTTTCGGACTTCAGGAGGGGGAAAAAGCGGCACTTGTCGGACGAAACGGAACGGGAAAATCGACGTTGCTGAATACGATTGCAGGAGTTATTCAGCCTGACGAAGGGTCTGTCGTCATCAATAAAACTGCCGGGATTTCATTTTTACCGCAAAATCCGATTTATAACGAAGAAGACACTATCCGGCAGCACATTTTTAAAAACGATTCGCAAAAACTGACAATCATTCGGGAATATGAAGAAATATGCGGGCAGCTTGGAAGCACGGCAGGCGATAAGAGCGAACAACTCAAGCGCCGTTACGACGAAGCGATGTCAAAAATGGATAAAATGGATTTGTGGAATTACGAATCGCAGATACGCTCTATTTTAAGCACGCTCGGCATTCACGATATGACGCGAAAAATGGGAAGTTTGAGCGGCGGAATGATAAAAAAAGTTGCGCTCGCTCAGGTTCTCATCGAAGACACAAAAATCCTTCTTTTAGACGAGCCTACAAATCACCTCGATATAACTACAATTTACTGGCTTCAAAATTATCTTCACGATACAAAGCGTTCTGTTTTGATGGTCACTCACGACCGTTATTTTTTAGACGCTGTGTGCAACAATATTTACGAGCTTGCGCGAAACAAACTTAAACTTTATGCAGGAAACTATTCACAATATCTCGAAAAAAAGCAGATTGAAGCGGAGATTGAAGCAAACACGGAACGAAGAATCGAATCTATTTTGAGGTTTGAACGGGACTGGCTTTTGCGAGGTCCTTGTGCACGCGGCACTAAGATTAAGGCGCGCATTCAGCGGGATCAGCAGCTGATAAACCGCGAAAAGTTTCAATCTGACAAAGGATTTACATTTGAAGTTCACGGAAAAAGGCTCGGCGGAAAAGTTTTAGAATTGCACAACATCAGCAAAAATTATCCGAAAGGGTACGTCGGGCTATCTGCGGAGTCAGCAGAAGATGAAAAAGATGAAAAAAAACTAGAAAAATGCAAAAGCGTTTTGAATCTCAAGACAAAATCATTGATTCCCGTTATCAAAAATTTCAGTTACGTCTTTACAAAAGGTCAGAAAATCGGAATATTCGGAGACAACGGTTCGGGAAAATCGACTTTGTTAAACATAATCACTGGAAACCTCAAACCTGATTCGGGCACAATCGAAGTTGGAATAAACACAAAGTTTGGATATTACACACAAAATCCGAAATTTACGAACGTAGATTTGACTGTCCTCGAATACGTTACGGAAACTGCGGAACACATGTCGCTGAACTCCGGCAAAAAAGACGTAAGTGCCGCAAAATTTTTGGAAGAATTCGGGTTTACAGGAAAAATCCAGCATTCACCTGTTAGCACTTTGAGCGGCGGCGAACGAAAACGCCTTTACCTTGTTCGGCTTTTACTTGAAAATCCAAACTTTTTAATTCTCGATGAACCGACGAACGATTTTGATATTTTTACGATGAACATCTTAGAGCAGTTTTTGAAAAACTACGAAGGCTGCATTCTCATAGTGAGTCACGACAGATATTTTATGGATAAAACGGCAGACAGTTTGTTCATAATGGAAGAAGATGGCAACATCAGCGGTTTTGTTGGAAAATGCAGCGAATATATCGCCATGCGAGAAGAGATGAAAAAAGAGAGTGATTCTCACAGAGCCGAAATCAGCAAAAACAATGAAAAATCTACTGTCGCTACTCATCACAGTGATTCCGGCAATTACAACAATTCAGGCAGTTTTGAAGGCAACAGAAAAAAACACGAAAAACAGAAATTATCTTTCAAAGAGCAAAGGGAATTCGAAGAACTTGATGCAGAGATTCCGACGCTCGAATCGGAACAACAATCTCTCGAAGAAAAAATGAGCAGCAGCAATTTTTTTGAAGCACAAAAGGCTGGGAAACGCTACAATGAGCTCTCGAAACTGCTCGAAGAAAAATATTCTCGTTGGGAAAAGTTGGCAGAGAGAGTTTGA
- a CDS encoding DNA/RNA non-specific endonuclease, with protein sequence MEYKESANSMKLTNTTKSTKPAGAGAKSKSKSTGFSKQSIAVFIFFILSVTVFAQENTPLYFGNPSKASSDLFAENAEENYLMEKKQFSMSYNNKTLEANWVAWHLCATDIGDSGRSNKFIPDQSLPSEWYKVKKEDYQYNAYGFDRGHICPSADRTATSEDNQATFLMTNMIPQSPDCNRITWKNLESYERELALSGNELYIFAGPVGSGGTSGRGYFDEIKLENNERSIKVPEFCWKIILILPEGEDDISRITQDTHVISVCVPNKQGCHVAGDWDIYKCSINYIEEITNFDFFDILPDDLEEYLEEKQ encoded by the coding sequence ATGGAATATAAGGAATCGGCGAATTCAATGAAGTTGACGAACACGACAAAATCGACGAAGCCTGCGGGAGCGGGAGCGAAATCAAAATCAAAATCGACAGGATTTTCAAAACAATCGATTGCGGTTTTTATTTTTTTCATTTTGTCAGTTACGGTTTTTGCCCAAGAAAATACGCCGCTTTATTTTGGAAATCCTTCGAAAGCAAGCTCAGACCTTTTTGCAGAAAATGCAGAAGAAAACTATCTCATGGAAAAAAAACAATTTTCTATGTCATACAACAATAAAACTCTTGAAGCCAACTGGGTTGCATGGCATTTGTGCGCAACCGATATCGGAGATTCAGGGCGTTCCAATAAGTTTATTCCAGACCAAAGCCTTCCATCTGAATGGTACAAAGTCAAAAAGGAAGATTATCAATACAACGCATACGGGTTTGACCGCGGGCATATCTGCCCTTCCGCAGACAGAACAGCGACATCGGAAGATAATCAGGCAACATTTTTGATGACGAACATGATTCCTCAATCTCCTGACTGCAACAGAATAACATGGAAAAACCTTGAATCATACGAACGCGAACTTGCACTTTCCGGAAATGAACTTTATATTTTTGCAGGTCCGGTCGGAAGCGGCGGAACAAGTGGGCGCGGATACTTTGACGAAATAAAACTTGAAAATAACGAACGCTCGATAAAAGTACCGGAATTCTGCTGGAAAATTATTTTAATTCTACCGGAGGGAGAAGACGACATAAGCAGAATAACGCAAGATACACATGTTATAAGCGTTTGCGTGCCGAACAAACAAGGCTGCCACGTAGCCGGCGATTGGGATATCTATAAATGTTCGATAAACTATATAGAAGAAATCACAAACTTTGATTTTTTTGATATACTTCCCGACGATCTCGAAGAATACCTTGAGGAAAAACAATGA
- a CDS encoding cation diffusion facilitator family transporter, translated as MLTVLARIFIKNYKNYEDNSVREKYGILCGAVGIFLNFFLFIVKFILGSLSSSVAMVADGFNNLSDAASSIIQVIGFKLSSKKPDFEHPFGHGRLEYISGLVISFFVILMGVELFKSSVLAIKNPSKIEHVNETVIIMCGAILVKLYMYFYNHSISKKINSVVMYAAAVDSLGDMISNVVVIVSIVASKFTDFPVDGFGGIIVAVLILKTGYETAKETVMPLLGAAPDSEFVKSVEQEVLRHKPICGVHDLIIHDYGHGRVMISLHAEVPGNLSVFELHDVIDNAESDVSKKFNCNITIHMDPVDVNNRRLKNLKTAVKEEVEKISPELKAHDIRMSFEKTHTDLIFDLVKPFGFKLTDEEIKTQLNNAIRKRFDDVNCVITVEQPFS; from the coding sequence ATGCTTACTGTGCTTGCAAGAATATTTATCAAAAATTATAAAAATTATGAAGATAATTCTGTTCGCGAAAAATATGGTATTTTGTGCGGTGCCGTCGGTATATTTTTAAACTTTTTTCTTTTCATTGTAAAATTCATTTTAGGTTCGCTCTCATCTTCTGTCGCAATGGTCGCAGATGGATTCAACAATCTTTCTGACGCAGCCTCTTCAATCATCCAGGTGATTGGTTTTAAACTTTCTTCAAAAAAGCCTGACTTTGAACATCCTTTTGGACACGGTCGCCTCGAGTATATTTCTGGTCTTGTGATTTCTTTTTTTGTTATACTGATGGGTGTTGAACTTTTTAAATCTTCTGTCCTTGCTATAAAAAATCCTTCCAAAATTGAACATGTAAATGAGACAGTAATCATCATGTGCGGGGCAATTCTCGTAAAGCTTTATATGTACTTTTACAATCACAGTATCTCAAAAAAAATCAATTCAGTTGTGATGTATGCAGCCGCTGTCGACAGCCTCGGTGATATGATTTCGAATGTGGTCGTAATTGTTTCAATCGTCGCATCAAAATTTACAGATTTTCCTGTCGACGGATTTGGAGGAATTATTGTCGCCGTCCTGATTTTAAAAACCGGCTATGAAACCGCTAAGGAAACTGTCATGCCGCTCCTCGGTGCCGCCCCTGATAGTGAATTTGTAAAATCAGTTGAACAGGAAGTTCTAAGACACAAACCGATTTGCGGAGTTCATGATTTGATTATTCACGATTACGGACATGGAAGAGTTATGATTTCGCTTCATGCAGAAGTTCCGGGAAATCTTAGCGTTTTTGAACTTCACGATGTAATAGATAATGCTGAATCAGATGTTTCAAAAAAGTTCAATTGCAACATCACAATTCACATGGATCCTGTAGATGTCAACAACAGGCGCTTAAAAAATCTCAAAACTGCAGTAAAAGAAGAAGTTGAAAAGATAAGCCCGGAACTGAAAGCTCACGATATCAGAATGTCTTTTGAGAAAACTCACACCGACTTGATTTTTGATTTAGTAAAACCGTTCGGCTTTAAGCTGACTGATGAAGAGATAAAGACGCAATTAAATAACGCTATTCGTAAGAGATTTGACGACGTAAATTGTGTCATCACTGTGGAGCAGCCTTTTTCTTAG
- the flgN gene encoding flagellar export chaperone FlgN has translation MAEISQEELDRRVALLHRFRTLLQEQRNKFQEYLNVLEKQKESISEEDPEKILAHTELEQQVVKNIINLQKVIVPISKMYSNGSKLSHTEEDKEIKKIQNDLSELQDKVLKQNEINRDLLRVHIEQIRTQLSNFKNPYKNNRSVYAPHQPSKIATIVQIDL, from the coding sequence ATGGCTGAAATTTCACAAGAAGAATTAGACAGACGCGTTGCTCTTTTACACAGATTCAGAACGCTGCTTCAAGAGCAAAGAAATAAATTTCAAGAATATCTCAACGTGCTTGAAAAACAAAAAGAATCAATCAGCGAAGAAGACCCTGAAAAAATTCTTGCACATACGGAACTTGAGCAGCAAGTTGTAAAGAACATCATAAATCTTCAAAAAGTTATCGTTCCTATATCAAAAATGTATAGCAACGGTTCCAAACTCAGCCATACTGAAGAAGACAAAGAAATCAAGAAAATTCAAAATGATTTGTCAGAGCTGCAAGATAAAGTTCTAAAGCAAAACGAAATCAACAGAGATCTGCTCCGAGTTCACATCGAACAGATTCGCACGCAACTCTCAAACTTCAAAAATCCGTACAAAAACAACAGAAGTGTTTACGCACCTCATCAGCCTTCTAAAATTGCAACAATAGTTCAAATTGACCTCTGA
- the fliS gene encoding flagellar export chaperone FliS, whose product MGYQNAYTAYQRTNVNTASQGRLVVLLYEGAVKHLTSALNLFDNNGKIKAKDIEQFGIHIQKAQAIITELQVSLDMEKGGEIARNLMSLYVFFNEELMDASINHTKAKIEFVQKNMNELADSWRTIANSTANAPAGNVANALNIEG is encoded by the coding sequence ATGGGTTACCAAAACGCATATACCGCATATCAGAGAACAAATGTAAACACTGCGAGTCAGGGGCGTCTTGTCGTATTATTGTACGAAGGTGCGGTAAAACATCTTACATCGGCATTAAATCTTTTTGATAATAACGGTAAAATCAAGGCAAAGGATATTGAACAATTTGGTATTCACATCCAGAAAGCTCAGGCAATAATTACGGAATTGCAAGTTTCTTTAGATATGGAAAAAGGTGGAGAAATTGCACGCAATTTGATGTCACTTTATGTTTTTTTTAATGAAGAACTTATGGACGCTTCTATCAATCACACAAAGGCAAAAATTGAATTTGTCCAAAAAAATATGAATGAGCTTGCAGATTCATGGAGAACGATTGCAAACAGCACTGCAAATGCACCTGCCGGAAATGTTGCAAACGCCCTGAATATTGAAGGTTAA